One Desulfobulbus oligotrophicus DNA segment encodes these proteins:
- a CDS encoding CFI-box-CTERM domain-containing protein translates to MLKVHTQVKWWCLILGCLYSTVAVAVTGLDTSFGVNGRLAIELGHKNNGYAVLVQPDGKIVMAGSSGKSGDLNFSLLRFHPDGSLDPSFDGDGSVLTSLSDGDDEALALALLDDGRIIAAGYSYNGKDRDFAIICYRQDGSLDRSFGDRGVVLTAIGNGNEEITAVVVGESNTITVAGSTEGTVGRIVAVARYFINGELDRSFGEHGISLIGVGEDASAEGVLQRSDGSLVVSGSTLQQQKSSFLLVGLDRYGTLDPGFGHNGVTVAPEHFDPSEGYGLAFDDKGRIYVAGAVGSPDNRDSALFRFTPQGEPDTSFGEQGAVITGMSSEDDVLYSVSVSKHEVAAGGFTTDAGTRQMLLLSYPLETEIVAETKQQPVFRIVSQDNADDTSVQESSYKSKTRLLIRQLQMWNNRLRIHDLQISDSITSPSALVPAVKRARHGTILSSVENRPLYFRCTDGTMALRLSGYVQQISHFLLPQAMAAPGMQSNPSERETFAAPKVFSTSFSEGESVGFAVVSDRDGNILVVGTAEGVEASSMVATRFSAEELVDRITDTPGRRHRGIITTMPTKITQTSITSGGEIDAEFEKDVVGRGLVFSLHSGPVHPEIAFEDDLPASMLPAAAFAAQDSGDQVRNKAVSAGQDLSVPFTKGGHVESGEGTGTFVVQIDHLLPGSLYYLRSYARTVGGDVYYGNQLAVRTADACFIATASFGGFLHPAVGILREFRDRVLYQYSPGRWLIEVYYSFSQPVAEVIAEHTSLRWTAQVLLLPLVGFSWLALKVGLAAAVCSLLAIAVAVHWLFSRVRHGVQGSL, encoded by the coding sequence ATGTTGAAAGTACACACCCAGGTGAAGTGGTGGTGTCTTATTCTTGGGTGCCTTTACAGCACTGTTGCTGTGGCGGTCACCGGTCTTGATACCTCCTTTGGGGTCAACGGCCGGCTCGCCATTGAACTGGGTCACAAGAATAATGGGTATGCGGTACTGGTGCAACCGGATGGGAAAATTGTAATGGCAGGTTCCTCCGGCAAAAGCGGTGATCTGAATTTTTCTCTTCTTCGCTTTCATCCCGACGGTTCCCTTGACCCATCCTTTGATGGAGACGGCTCGGTCCTGACGTCACTTTCCGATGGTGATGATGAGGCCCTGGCCCTTGCTTTGCTGGATGATGGTCGTATCATTGCTGCCGGTTACAGCTATAACGGCAAGGACCGCGATTTTGCAATAATCTGTTACCGTCAGGATGGTTCTCTGGACAGAAGTTTCGGCGACAGAGGTGTGGTGTTGACTGCGATCGGTAACGGCAATGAGGAAATTACCGCGGTGGTCGTGGGTGAATCAAACACTATTACTGTGGCAGGTTCAACCGAAGGAACAGTGGGCAGGATTGTGGCGGTTGCACGCTATTTTATTAATGGAGAATTAGACAGAAGTTTTGGTGAGCATGGTATCAGTTTAATCGGTGTCGGCGAAGACGCCTCTGCTGAAGGTGTGCTTCAACGGAGTGACGGAAGCCTGGTTGTTTCCGGTTCGACATTGCAGCAGCAAAAATCTTCTTTCCTGTTGGTAGGGCTGGATAGATACGGTACTTTAGATCCGGGTTTCGGGCATAACGGTGTGACTGTGGCTCCGGAACATTTTGATCCAAGTGAAGGGTACGGCCTGGCCTTCGATGACAAGGGGAGGATCTATGTGGCCGGAGCGGTCGGTTCACCCGACAATCGTGACAGTGCGCTGTTCCGATTCACACCCCAGGGAGAGCCGGACACCTCCTTTGGTGAACAGGGTGCGGTGATCACCGGAATGAGCAGTGAAGACGATGTCTTGTACAGTGTAAGTGTCAGCAAGCACGAGGTGGCAGCGGGCGGGTTCACCACCGATGCCGGTACACGGCAGATGCTTCTTCTTTCATACCCGCTGGAAACAGAGATTGTTGCCGAGACAAAACAGCAGCCTGTTTTTCGTATTGTCTCTCAGGACAATGCCGATGACACATCGGTACAGGAGTCATCCTACAAGAGCAAGACCCGTTTACTCATCAGGCAGCTGCAGATGTGGAACAACAGGCTTCGGATTCATGACCTCCAGATTTCCGACTCAATCACCTCTCCTTCCGCCCTTGTGCCGGCAGTGAAAAGGGCTCGCCATGGTACGATTTTATCTTCTGTTGAAAATCGACCTCTTTATTTCCGGTGTACAGATGGTACAATGGCCCTGAGACTGTCAGGGTATGTACAACAGATCAGTCATTTCCTTCTTCCCCAGGCTATGGCCGCACCAGGCATGCAATCAAATCCTTCAGAACGGGAGACATTTGCCGCTCCGAAAGTTTTTTCCACTTCGTTTAGTGAGGGAGAGTCTGTTGGTTTTGCAGTCGTTTCAGACCGAGATGGCAATATCCTTGTCGTTGGTACGGCGGAAGGAGTTGAAGCAAGCTCTATGGTTGCCACCCGTTTTTCCGCAGAAGAACTCGTTGATCGTATTACCGATACTCCGGGGCGGCGCCACAGGGGGATCATAACGACCATGCCCACGAAGATTACGCAGACTTCCATTACCAGCGGCGGCGAGATCGATGCGGAATTTGAAAAAGATGTTGTTGGCCGTGGTCTTGTTTTCAGTCTACATTCCGGGCCGGTGCATCCGGAGATAGCCTTTGAGGACGATCTCCCGGCGTCCATGTTGCCGGCCGCTGCTTTTGCTGCTCAGGATTCTGGTGACCAGGTCAGGAATAAGGCGGTATCAGCGGGTCAGGATCTTTCTGTGCCGTTCACCAAAGGAGGACATGTCGAGAGTGGTGAGGGAACAGGGACTTTTGTCGTTCAGATCGACCATCTTCTGCCGGGGTCTCTTTATTACCTTCGCTCCTATGCCCGTACTGTCGGTGGTGATGTGTATTATGGAAACCAGCTTGCTGTCAGAACAGCGGATGCCTGCTTTATCGCCACGGCCTCCTTTGGTGGCTTTCTGCACCCGGCCGTTGGTATTTTGAGAGAATTCCGTGACCGCGTTCTCTATCAATACAGTCCGGGACGATGGCTGATTGAAGTATACTATTCCTTTTCGCAACCAGTGGCAGAGGTTATCGCTGAGCACACATCTCTTCGCTGGACGGCTCAGGTGCTTTTGCTCCCCCTTGTCGGATTTTCGTGGCTGGCTCTTAAAGTCGGCCTTGCTGCTGCTGTCTGTTCTCTTTTGGCCATCGCCGTAGCGGTGCACTGGTTGTTCAGCCGTGTTCGGCACGGTGTACAGGGCTCTTTATGA
- a CDS encoding Trm112 family protein translates to MIKQELLEILACPQCKGMVELNIEGNSIVCRACRLVYEIRDNIPIMLIDEAKPLRGQDDKEDRHG, encoded by the coding sequence ATGATCAAACAGGAGCTCTTGGAAATCCTTGCCTGTCCGCAATGTAAAGGAATGGTCGAATTAAATATCGAGGGGAACAGTATTGTCTGTCGTGCCTGCCGGCTCGTGTATGAAATCCGCGACAACATTCCGATTATGCTCATTGACGAGGCTAAACCACTGAGAGGACAGGACGACAAAGAAGACCGCCATGGCTGA
- the gspG gene encoding type II secretion system major pseudopilin GspG encodes MRQQKEESYKISDCRGFTLIELMVVMVILGILAGLIVPRIMDRPEEARRTKAEIQIQSIEQALKLYKLDNGQYPTTEQGLLALVQPPATGTLAKKWRTGGYLEKGKVPKDPWDNEFVYISPGVHGDYDLSSYGADNQPSGEGKDADINSWEL; translated from the coding sequence ATGCGACAACAAAAGGAAGAATCGTATAAAATATCAGATTGTCGGGGTTTTACTCTTATAGAGCTGATGGTGGTCATGGTTATTCTCGGTATTCTTGCCGGCCTCATTGTGCCACGGATCATGGATCGACCCGAAGAGGCTCGCCGAACAAAGGCGGAAATCCAGATACAGTCGATTGAACAGGCACTGAAGCTGTATAAACTCGACAATGGGCAATATCCGACCACAGAGCAGGGGCTGCTGGCTCTGGTACAGCCTCCCGCGACCGGCACTCTTGCTAAGAAATGGCGTACAGGCGGTTATCTTGAAAAGGGTAAGGTGCCCAAAGACCCCTGGGACAATGAATTTGTCTATATCTCTCCTGGTGTGCACGGTGATTATGATCTCAGCTCCTACGGTGCCGATAATCAGCCCAGTGGTGAAGGAAAAGATGCGGACATTAACAGCTGGGAGCTGTAA